The Cucumis melo cultivar AY chromosome 6, USDA_Cmelo_AY_1.0, whole genome shotgun sequence genome includes a region encoding these proteins:
- the LOC103490735 gene encoding PHD finger protein MALE MEIOCYTE DEATH 1 codes for MSISILESCKKRKRRPKLFGFQTFGDPGSPINPTGPFRENIRIFLQQCAEIEDYRIQEMPIWCTLLVHENRSFVIPLYTIEEDVKLSPKPYCDQCRCSGWSNHFVSKRKYHIVIPLDDRWNKRLDDGGFDLDDQTHLLHGLIHCNGFGHLLCVNGIEGGSKFLCGREVMDLWDRICTILRTRKITVEDLSKKRSMDLRLLHGVAYGHPWFGRWGYRFCRGSFGVKEHHYSRALEILSSLELDKIMHEVDYSDRGKEMKQIIRHYRNLSETQLLTLKDLLKFMLTVKYVSAIEKKTVQPIAKSPPPCRQSLQRNKQQSLVKEKQIRYRKFATAISNMDSRWPARRLEYAAEVIVKALEEKKSDKFSHGGNGMTRQDVRDAARLHIGDTGLLDYVLKSLNNVIVGNQIVRRAVNPKTRILEYTIHELRNGIQLTEEQESTENLEPTVTPGKDIYNDVLCVYRSIFLDYPESEMVELAIQGVLDSKHFAKEWPLQDEEEHQLTFSIKLMPRLTFTHTDLELKSDFLPSGEVVVLPLHTTIGEVKEAAEKALRDTYYVTEQFEVLAIENLENYEDREVIFGAVESGAELFVKGMGIDLDTPLKYQGGVGTWKVRCECGTGDDDGERMVACDICEIWQHTRCCGIDDADNVPLLFVCAACCDSLGQLKI; via the exons ATGTCGATTTCGATTCTGGAATCTTgcaagaagagaaagagaaggcCTAAACTTTTCGGGTTTCAAACGTTCGGCGATCCCGGATCGCCGATCAACCCCACGGGACCATTTCGTGAGAATATCAGAATCTTTCTTCAACAATGTGCAGAGATTGAAGATTACAGAATTCAAGAAATGCCTATATGGTGTACTCTGCTTGTTCATGAAAATAGAAGCTTCGTTATTCCTCTTTACACCATTGAAGAAGATGTGAAGCTCTCCCCAAAACCATATTGCGATCAATGCCGATGTTCTg GGTGGAGTAATCATTTTGTATCGAAAAGAAAATATCATATCGTAATACCGTTGGATGATCGGTGGAACAAACGATTAGACGATGGCGGTTTCGATCTCGATGATCAAACTCATCTTCTTCATGGATTGATTCACTGCAATGGCTTCGGGCATTTGCTCTGCGTCAATGGAATCGAAGGAGGATCCAAGTTTCTTTGTGGCAGAGAAGTTATGGATCTTTGGGATAGAATCTGCACAATTCTAAGAACAAG GAAAATTACAGTTGAGGATTTGTCCAAGAAACGATCAATGGATCTTCGTCTTCTTCATGGGGTAGCATATGGACATCCATGGTTTGGGAGATGGGGCTACAGATTCTGCCGAGGAAGCTTTGGAGTGAAAGAACACCATTACAGTAGAGCTTTGGAAATCCTCAGCTCTCTGGAACTCGACAAGATAATGCACGAAGTAGACTATAGCGATCGAGGAAAAGAAATGAAGCAAATCATTCGACATTATCGAAATCTAAGTGAAACGCAGTTGCTCACATTGAAAGATCTACTGAAGTTCATGTTGACAGTAAAATATGTTTCTGCGATCGAGAAGAAAACGGTTCAACCAATCGCTAAATCTCCTCCTCCTTGTAGACAATCTCTGCAGCGAAACAAGCAGCAATCTCTGGTGAAGGAGAAACAAATACGGTACAGAAAATTCGCCACCGCAATTTCTAATATGGACAGCCGATGGCCGGCGAGACGGTTAGAATACGCGGCGGAGGTGATTGTGAAAGCATTGGAAGAGAAGAAATCAGATAAATTCAGCCATGGGGGAAATGGAATGACCCGTCAAGATGTTCGAGATGCTGCTCGCCTTCACATCGGCGACACCGGATTGCTCGATTACGTTCTAAAATCTCTGAACAACGTGATCGTAGGGAACCAAATAGTTCGCCGTGCAGTGAATCCTAAAACGCGGATTTTAGAGTACACGATTCATGAACTTAGAAATGGCATTCAATTAACAGAAGAGCAAGAATCAACAGAAAATTTAGAACCGACCGTAACTCCTGGCAAAGACATTTACAACGACGTACTATGTGTATACAGAAGCATTTTCCTCGACTATCCAGAATCAGAAATGGTGGAATTAGCAATCCAGGGAGTTCTCGATAGCAAACATTTTGCTAAAGAATGGCCTCTTCAAGATGAAGAAGAGCATCAATTGACGTTCAGTATCAAATTGATGCCGAGGCTAACTTTTACACATACGGATTTAGAGTTGAAGAGTGATTTCCTGCCATCCGGCGAGGTAGTGGTTCTTCCATTACACACAACAATCGGAGAAGTAAAAGAAGCAGCAGAAAAAGCTCTAAGAGACACATATTACGTTACGGAACAGTTCGAGGTTTTGGCGATAGAGAATTTGGAGAATTACGAAGACAGAGAGGTGATTTTTGGAGCGGTAGAATCGGGAGCAGAGTTGTTTGTGAAAGGAATGGGTATTGATTTAGATACACCATTGAAGTACCAAGGAGGAGTTGGTACATGGAAAGTTCGATGTGAGTGTGGCACCGGTGACGACGACGGCGAGAGGATGGTGGCTTGTGACATATGCGAGATCTGGCAGCACACTCGCTGCTGTGGAATCGACGACGCCGATAATGTGCCTTTGTTGTTCGTATGCGCCGCCTGCTGCGATTCGCTTGGGCAATTAAAAATTTGA